Proteins encoded together in one Acetobacteroides hydrogenigenes window:
- the purB gene encoding adenylosuccinate lyase has product MELQKLTAISPIDGRYRGQVDELGDYFSEFALIRYRVKVEVEYFIALCEIPLPQLADVDKAVYSKLRDIYTNFTLEDAQKIKDIEKVTNHDVKAVEYFLKEKMEALGLTKYLEFIHFGLTSQDVNNTATPLLLRDAISEIYYPLLDEVVDQLEQLTREWAEVPLLARTHGQPASPTKLGKEIMVFVERIQKQVDLLQEIPVSAKFGGATGNFNAHHVAYPEINWVDFGNDFVNNVLGLTRSQYTTQIEHYDNLAAIFDTLKRINTILIDLSRDFWTYISMDYFKQKVKEGEVGSSAMPHKVNPIDYENAEGNLGIANALYEHLAAKLPISRLQRDLTDSTVLRNIGVPMGHTVIAFKSILKGLGKVYINHEAINNDLEENWAVVAEAIQTILRREGYPKPYEALKELTRGKSGITKEAICEFVGTLKVSDSVKAEILTITPQNYTGIF; this is encoded by the coding sequence ATGGAATTACAGAAGCTAACAGCCATTTCTCCTATCGATGGAAGGTACAGAGGCCAAGTTGATGAGCTTGGAGATTACTTCTCGGAATTTGCCCTAATCCGTTATCGTGTAAAAGTTGAAGTTGAGTATTTTATCGCGCTATGCGAGATTCCTCTTCCTCAGCTTGCCGATGTTGACAAAGCCGTTTACTCGAAGCTTCGCGACATCTATACGAACTTTACCTTGGAGGATGCTCAAAAGATTAAGGATATTGAGAAGGTAACCAACCATGATGTAAAAGCTGTAGAGTACTTCCTTAAGGAAAAGATGGAGGCGCTTGGGCTTACAAAGTATCTCGAGTTTATTCATTTTGGGTTAACCTCGCAGGATGTAAACAATACTGCAACGCCACTCTTACTTCGCGATGCAATCAGCGAAATCTACTACCCTCTTTTGGACGAGGTTGTAGATCAGCTCGAGCAGCTTACACGTGAGTGGGCCGAGGTCCCTCTTTTAGCGCGTACCCACGGTCAGCCTGCATCGCCAACCAAGCTGGGTAAGGAGATCATGGTGTTTGTGGAGCGTATCCAAAAGCAGGTTGACTTGCTACAGGAAATTCCTGTAAGCGCAAAGTTTGGTGGAGCAACCGGTAACTTTAACGCCCACCATGTTGCTTATCCTGAAATTAACTGGGTTGATTTTGGTAACGACTTTGTAAATAACGTGCTTGGCCTTACCCGTTCGCAGTACACCACCCAAATTGAGCACTACGATAATCTTGCCGCTATCTTCGATACGCTTAAGCGCATAAATACCATCCTTATCGACCTTTCGCGCGATTTCTGGACCTATATTTCGATGGACTACTTCAAGCAAAAGGTAAAAGAGGGAGAGGTTGGCTCGTCGGCTATGCCGCATAAGGTGAATCCTATCGACTACGAGAACGCCGAAGGTAACCTTGGTATTGCCAATGCGCTTTACGAGCATCTTGCTGCTAAGCTTCCAATTTCGCGCCTACAACGCGACCTGACCGACTCTACAGTGCTTCGTAATATTGGGGTGCCAATGGGGCATACCGTTATTGCATTTAAGTCTATCCTAAAGGGGTTGGGCAAGGTTTACATTAACCACGAGGCTATCAACAACGACCTTGAGGAGAACTGGGCTGTGGTTGCCGAGGCAATTCAAACCATTCTTCGTCGTGAGGGCTATCCTAAGCCTTACGAGGCGCTAAAGGAGCTAACTCGTGGTAAGTCGGGGATAACCAAAGAGGCTATTTGCGAGTTTGTGGGTACGCTTAAGGTTAGCGATTCGGTTAAGGCGGAGATTCTTACGATTACGCCTCAGAATTACACAGGAATATTCTAA
- a CDS encoding ABC transporter ATP-binding protein, whose product MKNIFKIFRFMIPYKGRIIAFVILSILLAIFSVASITAVLPFLQILFKQSPVVASAVPWEMNATAIVHNISYLISQYIVTHGQIATLGLLSIMVALLFLFKNLFEYLTSFVMIPLRNGVVMDIRMTLYRKVLDLPLGYYSNERKGDILSKMTNDVNEIEVSVVRSLELLFKDPLLLIAYLTTLIIISPQLSLFVLGMIFVAVFVLGRIGRSLRKSSYRAQNSLGDILSAIEETLSGLRVVKGFTAEKHMTNKFKGLNDKYRKLCNHASWRRDLASPLSEFLGVGVVVAVLMYGGRLVLMDNPTLSAAALITYLAAFSQLLNPAKRFSQSYYNIVKGMASADRIDAILSAENPIKDGPNAQPIAEFKSKIEFRNVSFKYIDDWVLRNVSFTVEKGKTIALVGQSGSGKSTIVDLLPRFWDVQEGEILVDGVNVKSYKLRELRSLMGIVNQEPILFNDTYFNNIAFSVEGATADDVEAAAKVANAHEFISTSPEGYQTVVGDRGSKMSGGQRQRVSIARAVLANPPILILDEATSALDTESEKIVQSALDNLMQNRTSIVIAHRLSTIKNADEILVINEGEIAERGTHDELLAKKGIYHKLHTMQQ is encoded by the coding sequence ATGAAGAATATCTTTAAGATTTTTAGGTTCATGATACCCTACAAGGGGAGAATCATTGCCTTTGTTATTTTATCCATCCTGTTAGCTATTTTCTCGGTGGCCTCCATTACGGCCGTGCTACCGTTCTTACAAATCCTTTTTAAGCAGTCGCCCGTTGTAGCCAGCGCTGTACCTTGGGAGATGAACGCTACTGCTATCGTGCATAATATCTCGTACCTCATTAGCCAGTACATCGTAACCCATGGGCAAATTGCCACGCTTGGATTGCTAAGCATCATGGTTGCGCTGCTCTTCCTATTCAAAAATCTTTTCGAGTATCTTACCAGCTTTGTGATGATTCCGCTTCGCAACGGCGTGGTGATGGATATTCGTATGACGCTTTACCGCAAGGTGCTCGATCTGCCTTTGGGCTACTACAGCAACGAGCGTAAGGGCGATATCCTATCGAAGATGACCAACGACGTTAACGAGATTGAGGTGTCGGTGGTGCGCTCGTTGGAGCTGCTCTTTAAGGATCCGCTACTGCTTATTGCCTACCTGACAACGCTGATTATAATTAGCCCACAGCTTTCGCTTTTTGTGCTGGGGATGATCTTTGTTGCCGTATTCGTACTAGGCCGTATTGGCCGTTCGCTTCGTAAATCATCGTACCGTGCGCAAAACAGCTTGGGCGATATCCTCTCGGCAATTGAGGAAACCCTTAGCGGGCTAAGGGTGGTTAAGGGCTTTACGGCTGAAAAGCACATGACCAATAAGTTTAAGGGGCTTAACGATAAGTACCGCAAGCTTTGCAACCACGCCTCGTGGCGCCGCGATTTGGCCTCGCCGCTGAGCGAGTTCCTTGGCGTGGGCGTTGTTGTTGCCGTGCTCATGTATGGTGGTCGTTTGGTGCTAATGGATAACCCAACCCTGTCGGCAGCAGCGCTGATAACCTACCTGGCCGCATTCTCGCAGCTGCTAAATCCGGCCAAGCGATTCTCGCAATCATACTATAATATTGTAAAAGGGATGGCCTCTGCCGACCGTATCGACGCCATTCTTTCGGCCGAAAATCCTATTAAGGATGGGCCAAACGCACAGCCAATAGCCGAGTTCAAGAGCAAGATCGAGTTCCGCAACGTCAGCTTTAAGTATATCGACGATTGGGTGCTGCGCAACGTGAGCTTTACCGTGGAGAAGGGGAAAACCATCGCGCTGGTTGGCCAATCGGGATCGGGTAAATCGACCATTGTTGACCTGTTGCCCCGCTTCTGGGACGTGCAGGAGGGCGAGATTCTGGTTGACGGCGTAAACGTGAAGAGCTACAAGCTTCGCGAGCTTCGATCGCTGATGGGCATCGTAAACCAGGAGCCTATCCTGTTTAACGATACCTACTTCAACAATATCGCTTTTAGCGTAGAAGGAGCAACCGCCGATGACGTGGAGGCTGCGGCAAAGGTGGCCAACGCCCACGAGTTTATCTCTACATCGCCCGAAGGCTACCAAACGGTGGTGGGCGATAGGGGAAGCAAGATGTCGGGCGGACAGCGTCAGCGCGTATCCATTGCGCGTGCGGTGCTGGCCAACCCTCCAATCCTTATCCTCGACGAGGCAACCTCGGCGCTCGATACCGAGAGCGAGAAGATCGTTCAATCGGCCTTGGATAACCTGATGCAGAACCGAACCTCCATCGTTATTGCCCACCGCCTGTCGACAATTAAGAATGCCGACGAGATTCTCGTTATAAACGAGGGCGAGATTGCCGAGCGCGGAACGCACGATGAGCTTCTTGCCAAGAAGGGCATCTACCATAAGCTTCACACCATGCAGCAGTAG
- a CDS encoding alpha/beta hydrolase: MSYSIQPLELTPDYEGRVVATIISKRASQPSKSAVLYVHGFIDYFFQDHLADRFADAGYSFYALELRKYGRSLLPHQHPNYCRNIREYFEEIDQAIERICEDGNTKLLLMGHSTGGLITSLYASNGKYADKVSALLLNSPFLEFNVSRSTRLATLVVSTICRPFPYANICGVLSPLYAQSVHSSHKGEWDFDLAWKPIEGFPSYYRWILAIRDGHKEVKKGLGIKCPILLMHSARSFVPKSWSDDIQRADVVLNIEHMKRYGRLLGRNITFHEVPDGMHDLTLSRKDVRDRVLDTMVAWADEVMG, translated from the coding sequence ATGAGCTACTCAATTCAACCGCTAGAGCTAACGCCCGACTACGAGGGTAGGGTAGTGGCAACCATCATATCGAAAAGGGCCAGCCAGCCCTCTAAAAGCGCCGTGCTGTACGTCCACGGCTTCATCGACTACTTTTTTCAGGATCACCTCGCAGATCGGTTTGCCGATGCGGGCTACAGCTTCTACGCGCTAGAGCTCCGCAAGTACGGGCGCTCGCTGCTGCCGCATCAGCACCCGAACTACTGTAGGAACATTCGCGAATACTTCGAGGAGATCGACCAGGCCATCGAGAGGATATGCGAGGATGGCAATACGAAGCTGCTGCTGATGGGCCACTCCACCGGCGGGCTTATCACCTCGCTCTACGCCTCGAATGGAAAGTATGCCGACAAGGTTAGCGCCCTTTTGCTCAACAGCCCGTTCCTCGAGTTCAACGTTAGCCGCAGCACCCGCTTGGCAACGCTGGTGGTTTCGACGATTTGCCGACCATTCCCGTACGCCAACATCTGCGGGGTGCTCTCGCCCCTCTACGCGCAAAGCGTTCATAGCAGCCACAAGGGCGAGTGGGATTTCGACCTTGCCTGGAAGCCCATCGAGGGATTTCCATCGTACTACCGATGGATCTTGGCCATTCGCGATGGGCATAAGGAGGTGAAAAAAGGGTTGGGCATCAAATGCCCCATCCTGCTGATGCACTCCGCCCGATCGTTCGTCCCCAAAAGCTGGTCGGATGACATCCAGCGGGCCGACGTGGTGCTCAACATCGAGCACATGAAGCGCTACGGCAGGCTGCTGGGCCGTAACATCACCTTCCACGAGGTGCCCGATGGCATGCACGACCTGACGCTATCGCGAAAGGATGTCCGCGACCGCGTACTCGATACGATGGTGGCCTGGGCCGATGAGGTAATGGGGTAA
- a CDS encoding methyltransferase family protein codes for METSRKRKIPPIWLLILIFFTTYLLISIGITHFLHLPGHIRLPDYWSIAIGSILLLVGFCVLGSAIKTLTIRRASGKDVYKPKSESKLVTTGIYAHVRNPVYLGNTLMLWGWFFVLQLTVVLFLTILFMIHFYLVAKWEERELTERFGEEYLEYKRRVPFIIPSLKKR; via the coding sequence ATGGAGACGAGCAGGAAAAGAAAAATACCGCCTATCTGGCTGCTGATTTTGATTTTCTTTACCACCTATCTGCTGATCTCAATCGGCATAACCCACTTCCTACACCTTCCGGGTCATATACGCTTACCCGATTATTGGAGTATAGCCATTGGCTCCATTCTTTTGCTGGTTGGATTCTGCGTTTTGGGTAGCGCCATCAAAACGCTAACCATTCGGCGGGCTTCCGGAAAGGATGTCTACAAGCCAAAATCGGAAAGCAAGCTGGTAACAACCGGCATTTACGCGCACGTACGCAATCCGGTGTACCTAGGGAACACCCTGATGCTTTGGGGCTGGTTCTTCGTCCTTCAGCTCACCGTTGTCCTTTTTCTGACCATCCTGTTTATGATCCACTTCTACCTTGTGGCCAAGTGGGAGGAACGGGAACTCACCGAACGATTTGGAGAGGAATACTTGGAGTATAAAAGGCGAGTGCCCTTCATTATTCCTTCGCTTAAAAAGCGATAG
- a CDS encoding VOC family protein, with amino-acid sequence MEKKIFVNLPVKSLEASIAFFTSLGFSFNPKFTDENATCMIVSENIFVMLLVEKFYKGFTVKEVCNTATHSEVILSIQLSSKQEVDEFMAKVLSAGGIEPREPQVYDFMYGRSFQDGDGHLWEVFFMDESAMPQ; translated from the coding sequence ATGGAAAAGAAAATCTTTGTGAACCTTCCTGTAAAGAGCTTGGAAGCCTCGATAGCGTTTTTCACCAGCCTTGGATTCTCCTTTAATCCTAAGTTCACCGACGAGAATGCCACATGCATGATTGTCAGTGAGAATATTTTCGTGATGCTGCTTGTTGAAAAATTCTACAAGGGCTTTACGGTTAAGGAGGTTTGCAATACGGCAACGCACTCGGAGGTGATTCTCTCAATCCAGCTAAGCAGCAAGCAGGAGGTGGATGAGTTCATGGCAAAGGTACTGAGCGCAGGTGGCATTGAGCCCCGCGAACCTCAGGTGTACGACTTTATGTACGGCCGCAGCTTTCAGGATGGTGACGGACACCTGTGGGAGGTATTCTTTATGGATGAGAGTGCAATGCCGCAGTAA
- a CDS encoding Tex family protein has translation MSDTNEKHVSLITAALGLQKWQVENTLALLAEGATIPFISRYRKERTGTLDEVAIGSIAEQKGKLDEVEKRRETILKSIEEQGKLTDELKKKIEGSYVLSELEDLYLPYKQKRRTRATIAKEKGLEPLASTLIKQFPGDVESLALKYINDKVESSDEAIEGAKDIIAEWVNEDTRARNAMRRVYGRDAIISSKVAKGKEEEGAKYSDYFAFSEPLKRCASHRLMAMRRGQEEGILKISIGPDDDVAIADLERIFVVNRTPAAEIVRDAVADSYKRLLGPSIETEFMGISKEKADEEAIRVFAENLRQLLLSSPLGQKSVLALDPGFRTGCKLVCLDRQGNLVHNETIYPHQPQNETVAAMKKVETLVEMYKIEAIAIGNGTASRETEAFVKRIRFPRDIQVFVVSEDGASIYSASPVAREEFPEYDVTVRGAVSIGRRLMDPLAELVKIDPKSIGVGQYQHDVDQTKLKNGLDMVVESCVNSVGVNVNTASKHLLTYVSGLGPKLAQGIVDYRTENGPFASRAELKKVPKLGPKAFEQCAGFLRIDNAKNPLDNSAVHPEAYYVVEKIAKDLGCKVKDLLENEQLRKSIQLSKYVDDKVGLPTLNDIMQELAKPGRDPRSAAKVFEFAPDIHTIDDLREGMVLPGIVTNITNFGAFVDVGVKQDGLVHISQLADRYVSNPLDVVKLHQHVKVKVVEVDKTRKRIQLSMKGL, from the coding sequence ATGTCTGATACTAACGAAAAGCACGTCAGCCTGATTACCGCTGCCCTAGGATTGCAGAAGTGGCAGGTGGAGAATACCCTCGCGCTTTTGGCCGAAGGGGCAACCATTCCCTTTATAAGCCGATACCGTAAGGAGCGCACCGGCACCCTCGATGAGGTAGCTATCGGCAGCATTGCCGAGCAAAAGGGCAAGCTCGATGAGGTGGAGAAGCGTCGCGAAACCATCCTTAAGTCGATTGAGGAGCAGGGCAAGCTTACCGATGAACTCAAGAAGAAGATCGAAGGTTCCTACGTCCTGTCGGAGCTCGAAGACCTTTACCTACCATACAAGCAGAAGCGCCGCACGCGTGCCACCATCGCCAAGGAAAAGGGGCTGGAGCCGCTCGCATCAACACTGATAAAGCAATTCCCCGGCGATGTAGAGTCGCTGGCGCTAAAATACATCAACGATAAGGTCGAATCGTCCGACGAGGCCATCGAAGGGGCTAAGGATATCATTGCCGAGTGGGTGAACGAGGATACCCGTGCCCGCAACGCCATGCGCCGCGTGTACGGCCGCGATGCCATCATCTCGTCGAAGGTGGCCAAGGGCAAGGAGGAGGAGGGCGCAAAGTACTCCGACTACTTTGCCTTCTCGGAACCGCTTAAGCGCTGCGCCTCGCACCGCCTGATGGCCATGCGCCGCGGGCAGGAGGAGGGCATCCTTAAGATCAGCATTGGACCGGATGATGATGTGGCCATTGCCGATCTGGAACGAATATTTGTGGTAAACCGCACCCCCGCTGCCGAAATCGTGCGCGATGCGGTTGCCGACAGCTACAAAAGGCTCCTAGGGCCATCCATCGAAACCGAATTTATGGGCATCTCGAAGGAGAAGGCCGACGAGGAGGCCATCCGCGTATTTGCCGAGAACCTTCGTCAGTTGCTGCTCTCGTCGCCGCTTGGGCAGAAGAGCGTGCTGGCGCTCGATCCAGGTTTTAGAACGGGCTGCAAGCTGGTTTGCCTCGATAGGCAGGGCAACCTGGTTCACAACGAAACCATCTACCCGCATCAACCCCAAAACGAGACCGTGGCTGCCATGAAGAAGGTGGAGACGCTCGTTGAGATGTACAAGATAGAGGCCATCGCCATTGGTAACGGCACCGCCAGCCGCGAAACGGAGGCTTTCGTGAAGCGCATCCGCTTCCCCCGCGATATTCAGGTGTTTGTGGTGAGCGAGGATGGGGCATCCATCTACTCGGCATCGCCCGTTGCCCGCGAGGAGTTCCCTGAGTACGATGTTACCGTACGTGGTGCTGTATCTATAGGTCGTCGCCTGATGGATCCGCTGGCCGAACTGGTAAAGATCGATCCTAAGTCTATCGGCGTTGGGCAGTACCAGCACGATGTAGACCAGACCAAGCTCAAGAACGGGCTAGATATGGTGGTGGAGAGCTGCGTGAACAGCGTGGGCGTAAACGTGAATACTGCCAGCAAGCACCTGCTTACCTACGTGTCGGGGCTTGGACCTAAGCTGGCGCAAGGTATCGTGGACTACCGCACCGAGAATGGCCCATTCGCCAGTCGTGCCGAGCTAAAGAAGGTGCCCAAGCTGGGGCCAAAGGCGTTCGAGCAGTGCGCCGGCTTTCTCCGCATCGACAACGCCAAGAATCCTCTTGATAACTCGGCCGTACACCCCGAGGCCTACTACGTGGTGGAGAAGATCGCCAAGGATTTGGGCTGCAAGGTAAAGGACCTGCTCGAAAACGAGCAGCTGCGCAAGTCTATCCAGCTAAGCAAGTACGTCGACGATAAGGTGGGGCTTCCAACCCTAAACGACATCATGCAGGAGCTCGCCAAGCCGGGGCGCGACCCACGCTCGGCCGCCAAGGTGTTCGAGTTTGCTCCCGACATCCACACCATCGACGACCTCCGCGAGGGGATGGTGCTGCCGGGCATCGTAACCAACATCACCAACTTCGGTGCGTTTGTCGATGTGGGCGTAAAGCAGGATGGCCTGGTACACATCTCGCAGCTGGCCGACCGCTACGTTTCCAATCCGCTCGATGTGGTTAAGCTGCATCAGCACGTAAAGGTAAAGGTGGTAGAGGTGGATAAGACTCGCAAGCGCATCCAGCTCTCGATGAAGGGGCTGTAA
- a CDS encoding anaerobic C4-dicarboxylate transporter family protein produces the protein MFWVELAIVLTAIFVGARLGGIGLGIMGTMGLAVLVFGFGLQPMQAPIDVMLMILAVITAAGALQAAGGLDYMVHLAEKMLRKNPKRITFFGPLVTYLFTFVAGTGHVSYSLLPVIAEVAADSRVRPERPLSIAVIASQQAITASPISAATVALLGMLTPFGYTLLDILMVAVPATLIGVFIGALVASGMGKELKDDEEFLNKLRRGEFSFLDKKSKEATVVPLTAKLSVYLFLAGTVLIVLFGSIDVLRPSWTVNGLSTKLGMPETIEIVMLTMAGLMLLFCKTSVDKTVKGSVFTAGIQAVIAIFGIAWMGDTFFKGNMEFLEGGLKSMVIAYPWLFAVALFVLSILLYSQAATVRALIPFGLGLGIPATSIIGMFPSVNGYFFIPNYPTVVAAINFDRTGTTRIGRWVLNHSFMIPGLVATVVAVAVGLLLSSIILK, from the coding sequence ATGTTTTGGGTTGAATTAGCGATTGTTCTTACTGCAATTTTTGTAGGTGCTCGTTTAGGAGGAATAGGTCTTGGTATTATGGGCACAATGGGATTGGCTGTTCTCGTCTTTGGCTTTGGCTTGCAGCCTATGCAAGCACCTATCGATGTCATGCTAATGATCCTTGCTGTTATTACGGCGGCAGGCGCGCTACAAGCGGCCGGTGGGCTCGACTATATGGTGCACCTGGCCGAAAAGATGCTCCGCAAGAATCCTAAACGGATAACCTTCTTTGGGCCTTTGGTTACCTACTTATTTACCTTTGTTGCCGGCACAGGACACGTTTCATATTCGCTGCTTCCGGTGATTGCCGAGGTAGCTGCCGATAGCCGCGTTCGACCAGAGCGTCCGCTGTCGATTGCCGTAATTGCCTCGCAGCAGGCCATAACAGCTAGTCCTATATCTGCCGCTACGGTTGCCCTCCTTGGTATGCTTACGCCCTTTGGATATACGTTACTGGATATTCTTATGGTTGCCGTACCAGCTACACTTATCGGGGTATTTATTGGAGCGCTGGTAGCATCAGGCATGGGTAAGGAGTTGAAGGATGATGAAGAATTTCTAAATAAGTTACGACGGGGGGAATTCTCCTTCTTGGATAAAAAGTCAAAAGAAGCAACAGTAGTCCCTTTAACAGCAAAACTATCTGTATACCTATTTCTTGCAGGAACCGTACTTATTGTACTCTTTGGCTCGATTGATGTCCTTCGTCCTTCGTGGACTGTAAATGGCTTATCAACCAAACTAGGGATGCCAGAGACTATTGAGATTGTGATGCTCACCATGGCGGGATTGATGCTGCTCTTCTGTAAGACTTCGGTTGATAAGACCGTGAAGGGCTCAGTTTTTACGGCAGGGATTCAGGCGGTGATTGCCATATTCGGTATTGCCTGGATGGGCGATACTTTCTTTAAAGGTAATATGGAATTCCTCGAAGGAGGGCTAAAGAGTATGGTTATTGCCTATCCATGGCTGTTCGCTGTGGCGCTTTTTGTTCTATCTATTCTACTATACAGCCAAGCGGCAACCGTAAGAGCGTTGATTCCTTTTGGCTTGGGACTTGGTATTCCTGCAACATCTATCATCGGGATGTTTCCATCGGTAAACGGGTACTTCTTTATCCCCAACTACCCAACCGTTGTGGCCGCCATCAACTTCGACCGAACGGGTACAACCCGCATTGGCCGATGGGTGCTTAACCACAGCTTCATGATCCCCGGACTGGTGGCTACGGTTGTGGCTGTTGCTGTTGGGTTGCTGTTATCGAGCATTATCTTGAAGTAG
- a CDS encoding LytR/AlgR family response regulator transcription factor: MTCIIVEDERPAAERLKKMVEQYDPTIEVAALTDSISSTVAYLSSHPHPDFMLMDIQLGDGISFEILEQVAISCPIIFTTAFNEYAIKAFKVNSIDYLLKPIDKDELEAALKKLNGHLASSIPATVVSAEAIAQAMRMLTGTYKERFITRIGDKLHMLPVSSIAAFTSMEKSTYAYTLEGKMVSVDHTLDQIESLVDPSKFFRISRKHIVALSGITDVVVYSSSRLRLNVKGVKDDEVIVSREKCGMFKEWLDR; this comes from the coding sequence ATGACCTGTATAATTGTTGAAGACGAGCGTCCGGCAGCCGAAAGGCTAAAGAAGATGGTGGAGCAGTACGATCCAACCATCGAGGTTGCAGCCCTAACCGACTCCATATCCTCGACGGTGGCCTACCTCAGCAGCCATCCCCATCCCGATTTTATGCTAATGGACATCCAGCTGGGCGACGGCATCAGCTTCGAGATCCTGGAACAGGTAGCCATAAGCTGCCCCATCATATTCACCACGGCATTCAACGAGTACGCCATTAAGGCCTTCAAGGTAAACAGTATCGACTACCTGCTTAAGCCCATCGACAAGGACGAGCTGGAGGCTGCCCTGAAGAAGCTGAATGGACACCTAGCCAGCAGCATCCCGGCAACGGTGGTTTCGGCAGAGGCCATTGCCCAAGCCATGCGCATGCTTACCGGCACCTACAAGGAGCGCTTTATCACCCGCATTGGCGACAAGCTCCACATGCTCCCGGTTAGCAGCATCGCGGCGTTTACCAGCATGGAGAAGTCGACCTACGCCTATACCCTAGAAGGAAAAATGGTGAGCGTAGACCATACGCTCGACCAGATTGAGAGCCTGGTAGACCCCTCGAAGTTTTTCCGCATCAGCCGTAAGCACATCGTGGCGCTCTCGGGCATCACCGATGTGGTGGTATACTCCTCCTCGCGCTTAAGGCTCAACGTAAAAGGGGTTAAGGACGATGAGGTAATCGTCAGCCGCGAGAAGTGCGGCATGTTTAAGGAGTGGCTCGACCGCTAA
- a CDS encoding sensor histidine kinase, with protein MNKNCLIKNASDWGVMLLISVAIGFFITFIFDGFSIFNISWYRLRTTTLISTIIGILMWKGNQSIQVLINRKFPWDVNPAKAFRWNISISSIYNTIAVFIIYTLFSIYYSQGEFDFGKQAENIIINSTIISFISFFVWTIMFLRKFFKGFKEQVIKEEQYKRDIAVYQYEMLKNQVNPHFLFNSLNVLTSLVETDPDAATKFIRKLAEVYRYVLDIKDKELVPLSEELRLAEAYVYMQKNRFGDNLIVNNSVNPDSKQIVPLALQMLIENAVKHNVVSSDKPLTIDIYENGGYLVCENNLQKKSTLPDSNTIGLNNIRERYVFLTHTPMEFGEKDGKFVVKLPLV; from the coding sequence ATGAATAAGAATTGCCTAATAAAAAATGCGTCCGATTGGGGGGTAATGCTACTTATCAGCGTTGCTATCGGATTTTTTATCACGTTCATATTCGATGGATTTAGCATATTCAACATTAGCTGGTACCGCTTAAGAACTACCACGCTAATCTCCACAATTATCGGCATTTTGATGTGGAAAGGAAACCAAAGCATACAGGTTTTAATAAACCGTAAGTTCCCTTGGGATGTGAATCCGGCCAAAGCGTTTAGATGGAACATATCCATTTCCAGCATCTACAACACTATAGCCGTCTTTATTATCTATACGCTTTTCAGCATCTACTATTCACAAGGAGAATTCGATTTCGGTAAGCAAGCAGAAAATATCATCATAAATTCTACCATAATCTCCTTTATCAGCTTCTTCGTTTGGACGATCATGTTCCTTCGCAAGTTCTTCAAAGGGTTTAAGGAGCAGGTCATAAAAGAGGAGCAGTACAAGCGCGATATCGCCGTTTACCAGTACGAGATGCTGAAGAATCAGGTAAACCCCCACTTCCTCTTCAACAGCCTTAACGTGCTCACCTCGCTGGTGGAGACCGACCCCGATGCTGCAACCAAGTTTATCCGCAAGCTGGCCGAGGTGTACCGCTACGTTTTAGACATCAAGGACAAGGAGCTGGTGCCGCTAAGCGAAGAGCTGAGGCTAGCTGAGGCCTACGTGTACATGCAGAAGAACCGCTTCGGCGATAACCTGATTGTAAACAACAGCGTTAACCCCGACAGCAAGCAAATTGTTCCTCTAGCACTCCAAATGCTTATTGAGAATGCCGTTAAGCACAACGTTGTATCATCCGATAAACCGCTAACCATCGATATATACGAGAATGGAGGCTACCTGGTATGCGAGAACAACCTTCAAAAGAAATCGACCCTCCCCGACTCCAACACCATCGGCCTAAACAACATCAGGGAACGGTACGTATTTCTGACGCACACCCCCATGGAGTTTGGCGAAAAGGACGGCAAGTTTGTGGTTAAGCTACCGTTGGTTTAA